One part of the Herbiconiux aconitum genome encodes these proteins:
- a CDS encoding FKBP-type peptidyl-prolyl cis-trans isomerase has protein sequence MRSIPALAAAAVAATLLLAGCAASSPDPSATGAAGDCSPAASGSASNGVTVTGDFKSAPKTAFTGPLTVDTTQRTVVTEGDGDVVQKGDVATIDFTIYNGTSGKQVFSTLDAGGTQLQLTVDDTQFIPGIVNAVACSPVGSRVVAVIPPAEGFGDTGNDQLGIAATDSMVMVADVEAIIPVRADGEDQPAQDGFPTVTLDDTGAPTVTVPQADPPTTLETEVLKKGDGAVVADGDNVTVQYQGLVWGTGKVFDQSWGQGGPRTFPTTGVVKGFAAAMIGQTVGSQVVVVIPPDQGYGSEGNSAAGITGTDTLVFVIDILASASAPPAATPDAG, from the coding sequence ATGCGCTCAATTCCGGCACTGGCTGCAGCCGCCGTCGCCGCCACACTTCTGCTCGCGGGTTGCGCCGCGTCGAGCCCCGACCCCTCGGCCACCGGCGCCGCGGGAGACTGCTCGCCCGCGGCATCCGGCAGCGCCTCGAACGGCGTGACGGTCACCGGTGACTTCAAGTCGGCGCCCAAGACGGCGTTCACGGGTCCGCTGACGGTCGACACGACCCAGCGCACCGTCGTGACCGAGGGCGACGGCGATGTCGTGCAGAAGGGCGACGTCGCCACCATCGACTTCACGATCTACAACGGCACCAGCGGCAAGCAGGTCTTCTCGACGCTCGACGCCGGCGGCACGCAGCTGCAGCTCACCGTCGACGACACGCAGTTCATCCCCGGCATCGTGAACGCGGTGGCGTGCTCCCCGGTCGGATCGCGCGTCGTCGCGGTCATCCCGCCCGCTGAGGGCTTCGGCGACACCGGCAACGACCAGCTCGGCATCGCCGCGACCGACTCCATGGTCATGGTCGCCGATGTCGAGGCCATCATCCCGGTTCGTGCCGATGGTGAAGACCAGCCGGCTCAGGACGGCTTCCCGACCGTGACGCTCGACGACACCGGAGCGCCGACGGTCACCGTGCCGCAGGCCGATCCGCCCACCACCCTCGAGACCGAGGTGCTGAAGAAGGGCGACGGCGCGGTCGTGGCCGATGGCGACAACGTCACCGTGCAGTACCAGGGTCTCGTCTGGGGCACCGGCAAGGTCTTCGACCAGAGCTGGGGCCAGGGCGGTCCGCGCACCTTCCCGACCACGGGCGTCGTCAAGGGCTTCGCCGCAGCGATGATCGGCCAGACGGTCGGTTCGCAGGTGGTCGTCGTGATCCCGCCCGACCAGGGCTACGGCAGCGAGGGCAACAGCGCCGCGGGCATCACCGGCACCGACACCCTCGTGTTCGTGATCGACATCCTGGCGTCGGCCTCGGCCCCGCCGGCGGCGACGCCCGACGCGGGCTGA
- the dxr gene encoding 1-deoxy-D-xylulose-5-phosphate reductoisomerase: MRRVIILGSTGSIGVQALDVIRSNPELFDVVGLVAGSNREALDAQANEFAVADTGLGALEAEQMVRDIEADVVLNGITGSVGLGPTLATLEAGRTLALANKESLIVGGDLVRDAARPGQIVPVDSEHSAIAQALRSGTAGEVSRLVLTASGGPFRGRSRASMKDVTPREALAHPTWDMGLVVTTNSATLVNKGLEVIEAHLLFDVAYGDIEVTVHPQSLVHSMVEFTDGSTIAQASPPDMRLPISLGLDWPHRVSGVGRPIDWTAAHSWTFEPLDEEAFPAVELAKQVGRAGGSFPAVFNAANEQAVAAFHAGRIGFLDIVDTVARVVDAHEMHSEVVTRESLAESEEWARATADALIAAV; this comes from the coding sequence ATGAGACGCGTCATCATCCTCGGCTCCACCGGTTCCATCGGCGTTCAGGCGCTCGACGTCATCCGCTCGAATCCCGAGCTGTTCGACGTCGTCGGCCTCGTCGCGGGCAGCAATCGGGAGGCGCTCGATGCGCAGGCGAACGAGTTCGCCGTGGCCGACACCGGTCTCGGTGCGCTCGAAGCCGAGCAGATGGTGCGCGACATCGAGGCCGACGTGGTGCTGAACGGCATCACCGGATCGGTCGGGCTCGGCCCGACGCTCGCCACCCTCGAAGCAGGACGCACTCTCGCGCTCGCCAACAAGGAGAGCCTCATCGTCGGCGGCGACCTCGTTCGCGACGCCGCGCGACCCGGGCAGATCGTGCCCGTCGACTCCGAGCACTCGGCCATCGCCCAGGCGTTGCGGTCGGGCACCGCGGGCGAGGTGTCCCGGCTCGTGCTCACCGCATCCGGGGGCCCGTTCCGGGGTCGTAGCCGTGCGTCGATGAAAGATGTGACGCCGCGCGAGGCCCTCGCGCATCCCACCTGGGACATGGGTCTCGTGGTCACCACGAACTCGGCGACGCTCGTGAACAAGGGTCTCGAGGTGATCGAGGCTCATCTGCTCTTCGACGTCGCTTATGGCGACATCGAGGTGACCGTGCATCCGCAGTCGCTCGTGCACTCGATGGTGGAGTTCACCGACGGATCGACCATCGCGCAGGCCTCACCGCCCGACATGCGGTTGCCGATCTCGCTGGGCCTGGACTGGCCGCACCGCGTGTCGGGCGTCGGCAGGCCCATCGACTGGACCGCCGCGCACAGCTGGACCTTCGAACCGCTCGACGAGGAAGCCTTCCCCGCCGTGGAGCTCGCCAAGCAGGTGGGGCGCGCCGGCGGCAGCTTCCCGGCCGTGTTCAACGCGGCGAACGAGCAGGCGGTGGCGGCTTTCCACGCCGGGCGGATCGGGTTCCTCGACATCGTCGACACCGTGGCGCGGGTGGTGGATGCGCACGAGATGCACTCCGAGGTCGTCACGCGCGAGTCGCTGGCCGAGTCGGAGGAATGGGCGCGGGCGACGGCCGAC